In Mastigocladopsis repens PCC 10914, a single window of DNA contains:
- the fusA gene encoding elongation factor G: MARTNPLERVRNIGIAAHIDAGKTTTTERILFYSGIIHKIGEVHEGTAVTDWMEQERERGITITAAAISTSWKNYQVNIIDTPGHVDFTIEVERSMRVLDGVITVLCSVGGVQPQTETVWRQADRYKVPRIVFVNKMDRTGANFYKVYEQVRDRLRTNAIAIQLPIGSESDFKGIVDLVKMCAYMYTNDQGTDIQETEIPEDMRSQVEEYRTKLIEAVAETDDNLMTKYFEGEELTEDEIRTALRKGTVAGTIVPMLCGSAFKNKGVQLLLDAVVDYLPAPTEVPPIQGTLPNGEAVERHADDNEPLSALAFKIMADPYGRLTFVRVYSGVLKKGSYVLNATKNKKERISRLVVLKADDRIDVDELRAGDLGAALGLKDTLTGDTLTDENSPVILESLFIPEPVISVAVEPKTKNDMDKLSKALQSLSEEDPTFRVHVDPETNQTVIAGMGELHLEILVDRMLREFKVEANVGAPQVAYRETIRKPVNRVEGKFIRQSGGKGQYGHVVIDLEPGQPGTGFEFVSKIVGGSVPKEYIGPAEQGMKESCESGVLAGYPLIDVKATLVDGSYHDVDSSEMAFKIAGSMAMKEAVMKAAPVLLEPMMKVEVEVPENFLGDVMGDLNSRRGQIEGMGSEQGLAKVTAKVPLAEMFGYATDIRSKTQGRGIFSMEFSNYEEVPRNVAEAIIAKSKGNA, encoded by the coding sequence GTGGCACGTACAAACCCGCTAGAGAGAGTACGCAATATTGGTATTGCGGCGCATATAGATGCGGGCAAAACAACTACAACAGAGAGAATATTATTTTACTCTGGGATAATTCATAAAATTGGTGAAGTCCATGAAGGAACCGCTGTAACTGACTGGATGGAACAAGAGCGGGAGCGGGGAATTACTATCACTGCTGCTGCTATTAGTACCAGTTGGAAAAATTATCAAGTTAACATTATTGATACCCCAGGACACGTAGACTTCACAATTGAAGTAGAACGTTCCATGCGGGTACTAGACGGTGTAATTACAGTTTTATGTTCTGTAGGTGGCGTGCAACCGCAAACAGAAACAGTATGGCGTCAGGCAGATCGGTATAAAGTGCCTCGCATCGTTTTTGTGAACAAGATGGATCGCACTGGCGCCAACTTCTACAAAGTTTACGAGCAAGTGCGCGATCGCCTGCGGACAAATGCCATAGCAATTCAGTTGCCCATTGGTAGTGAAAGCGACTTCAAGGGGATCGTTGACCTAGTGAAGATGTGTGCATATATGTACACAAACGACCAGGGAACCGATATCCAAGAAACGGAGATCCCAGAAGATATGCGCTCTCAGGTAGAAGAGTACCGCACCAAACTAATTGAAGCGGTAGCGGAAACCGATGATAACCTGATGACCAAGTACTTCGAAGGCGAGGAACTTACCGAAGACGAAATCCGCACAGCTCTACGTAAAGGCACGGTTGCAGGTACTATTGTGCCAATGCTTTGCGGTTCGGCATTCAAAAACAAAGGTGTACAGCTGTTATTGGATGCGGTGGTGGATTACCTGCCAGCACCCACCGAAGTACCACCAATTCAAGGTACACTGCCAAATGGCGAAGCTGTTGAGCGCCATGCCGACGACAACGAACCGTTGTCGGCTCTGGCATTCAAGATTATGGCAGACCCCTACGGTCGCCTGACCTTTGTTCGTGTTTATTCCGGTGTTCTGAAGAAGGGCAGCTACGTCCTCAACGCCACTAAGAACAAGAAAGAACGGATTTCTCGTTTAGTGGTTTTGAAAGCAGATGACCGGATAGATGTCGATGAACTACGGGCTGGGGATTTGGGAGCCGCCTTGGGATTGAAAGACACCTTGACAGGTGACACACTGACTGATGAAAACTCACCAGTGATTCTGGAATCCCTATTTATTCCTGAGCCTGTAATCTCGGTAGCGGTTGAACCCAAAACCAAGAACGACATGGACAAACTGTCCAAGGCTCTGCAATCTCTCTCGGAAGAAGACCCAACCTTCCGCGTTCACGTCGATCCGGAAACCAACCAAACCGTGATTGCAGGGATGGGAGAACTCCACCTAGAGATTCTGGTAGACCGGATGTTACGCGAATTCAAAGTGGAAGCGAATGTCGGTGCGCCGCAAGTCGCTTATCGTGAAACAATTCGCAAGCCAGTCAATAGAGTTGAAGGTAAATTCATCCGCCAAAGCGGTGGTAAAGGTCAGTACGGTCACGTTGTGATTGACTTGGAGCCAGGACAACCAGGAACAGGCTTTGAATTCGTCTCTAAGATTGTTGGCGGTAGCGTACCCAAAGAGTACATTGGACCAGCAGAACAGGGAATGAAGGAAAGCTGCGAATCAGGTGTTCTAGCAGGATATCCGCTCATTGACGTCAAAGCGACGCTGGTTGATGGGTCTTATCACGATGTAGACTCTTCAGAAATGGCTTTCAAAATCGCTGGCTCAATGGCGATGAAGGAAGCAGTGATGAAAGCTGCACCCGTCTTGTTAGAGCCTATGATGAAAGTTGAGGTAGAAGTTCCTGAAAACTTCCTTGGGGATGTGATGGGCGACCTCAATTCCCGTCGTGGGCAAATTGAGGGGATGGGATCTGAGCAGGGTCTTGCTAAAGTGACTGCGAAAGTCCCATTGGCAGAAATGTTTGGCTACGCTACTGATATCCGGTCGAAGACCCAAGGTCGGGGCATCTTCTCAATGGAGTTTAGCAACTATGAAGAAGTGCCTCGCAACGTGGCTGAGGCAATCATAGCTAAAAGCAAAGGGAACGCTTAA
- the tuf gene encoding elongation factor Tu, whose product MARAKFERNKPHVNIGTIGHVDHGKTTLTAAITMTLAALGQAQARKYDEIDAAPEEKARGITINTAHVEYETQNRHYAHVDCPGHADYVKNMITGAAQMDGAILVVSAADGPMPQTREHILLARQVGVPSLVVFLNKQDMVDDEELLELVELEVRELLSSYQFPGDDIPIVTGSGLQALEVMTKNGKTQRGENEWVDKIYALMDAVDSFIPTPERDVDKPFLMAVEDVFSITGRGTVATGRIERGKVKIGDNVELVGIKATRSTTVTGIEMFKKSLDEGMAGDNAGILLRGIQKADIERGMVIAKPGSITPHTQFEGEVYVLTEKEGGRKTPFFAGYRPQFYVRTTDVTGTIKTFTADDGSEAEMVMPGDRIKVTVELINAIAIEQGMRFAIREGGRTIGAGVVSKIVK is encoded by the coding sequence ATGGCACGCGCAAAGTTTGAACGGAATAAACCCCACGTTAACATCGGTACTATTGGCCACGTTGACCACGGTAAAACCACGTTAACGGCAGCCATCACTATGACCCTGGCGGCTCTTGGTCAGGCGCAGGCAAGGAAGTACGATGAAATCGATGCAGCTCCGGAAGAAAAGGCACGGGGTATTACCATCAACACCGCTCACGTAGAGTATGAAACCCAAAATCGGCACTATGCTCACGTAGATTGTCCTGGGCACGCTGACTATGTGAAGAACATGATCACTGGCGCTGCTCAGATGGATGGTGCTATTCTGGTGGTTTCTGCGGCTGACGGTCCAATGCCTCAAACCCGCGAACACATCCTGTTGGCAAGACAGGTAGGTGTTCCTAGCCTAGTCGTCTTCTTGAACAAACAAGACATGGTGGACGACGAAGAACTTTTGGAATTGGTGGAATTGGAAGTACGTGAATTGCTGTCTAGCTACCAATTCCCTGGTGATGACATTCCAATTGTCACAGGTTCTGGTTTACAAGCGCTGGAAGTCATGACTAAGAACGGCAAGACGCAGCGGGGTGAGAATGAGTGGGTAGATAAAATCTACGCATTGATGGATGCTGTAGATTCTTTCATCCCTACACCTGAGCGCGATGTGGATAAGCCCTTCTTGATGGCAGTGGAAGACGTGTTCTCGATCACAGGTCGTGGTACCGTAGCTACCGGACGTATTGAGCGGGGTAAAGTCAAAATCGGCGATAACGTGGAACTGGTGGGCATTAAAGCCACTCGCAGCACTACCGTAACTGGTATCGAGATGTTCAAGAAGAGCCTTGATGAAGGTATGGCTGGGGATAACGCCGGAATACTGTTGCGTGGTATCCAGAAAGCTGATATTGAACGGGGTATGGTAATCGCTAAGCCTGGTTCTATTACCCCTCACACCCAATTTGAAGGTGAAGTGTACGTCCTGACAGAAAAAGAAGGCGGTCGGAAAACTCCCTTCTTCGCAGGCTACCGTCCTCAGTTCTACGTGCGGACAACCGATGTGACTGGCACCATCAAAACCTTCACTGCTGATGATGGCAGTGAGGCGGAAATGGTCATGCCCGGAGACCGCATCAAGGTGACGGTGGAACTGATCAACGCGATCGCTATTGAGCAAGGAATGCGCTTTGCTATTCGTGAAGGCGGTCGTACCATTGGTGCTGGTGTCGTTTCCAAAATCGTCAAATAG
- the rpsJ gene encoding 30S ribosomal protein S10 produces the protein MATLQQQKIRIRLQAFDRRLLDTSCEKIVDTANRTNATAIGPIPLPTKRKIYCVLRSPHVDKDSREHFETRTHRRIIDIYQPSSKTIDALMKLDLPSGVDIEVKL, from the coding sequence ATGGCAACTCTACAGCAGCAAAAGATTAGAATTCGCTTACAAGCATTTGACCGCCGCTTATTGGATACATCTTGCGAGAAGATTGTAGACACAGCTAACCGCACCAATGCTACAGCTATAGGACCTATTCCTTTACCCACAAAACGCAAAATCTACTGTGTGTTGCGATCTCCTCACGTAGATAAGGACTCACGGGAACATTTTGAAACCCGTACCCATCGTCGGATTATAGACATCTACCAGCCTTCTTCTAAAACTATTGATGCCTTAATGAAACTGGATCTCCCATCTGGTGTGGACATCGAAGTTAAGCTGTAA
- a CDS encoding LON peptidase substrate-binding domain-containing protein, with protein MTSSSKIAVCELPLFPLPEVVLFPTRPLPLHIFEFRYRIMMNTILESDRRFGVLMVDPMRGTIANVGCCAEVIHYQRLPDDRMKMLTLGQQRFRLIKYVREKPYRVGLVEWIEDHSPANDLRPLATDVEQLLRDVVRLSAKLTEQNIELPEDLPDLPIELSYWVASNLYGVATEQQILLEMQDTAARLEREAEILTSTRNHLAARTVLKDTFNQKL; from the coding sequence ATGACATCCTCTTCTAAAATTGCAGTTTGCGAACTACCTCTGTTCCCGTTACCGGAAGTAGTTCTATTTCCGACAAGACCCTTACCCCTGCACATCTTTGAATTTCGCTACCGAATAATGATGAACACAATTTTGGAGAGCGATCGCAGGTTCGGGGTCTTGATGGTAGATCCGATGAGAGGCACAATTGCTAACGTTGGCTGCTGTGCGGAAGTCATTCATTATCAACGACTACCAGATGACCGAATGAAGATGCTGACATTGGGTCAACAAAGATTTCGCCTCATAAAGTATGTTCGTGAAAAGCCATATCGAGTCGGGTTAGTGGAATGGATCGAAGACCACTCCCCTGCAAACGATTTAAGACCTTTGGCAACTGATGTAGAACAACTACTTAGAGATGTCGTGCGTCTGTCTGCCAAGTTAACTGAACAAAACATTGAACTGCCAGAAGATTTGCCAGATTTACCAATAGAGCTATCTTACTGGGTAGCAAGTAACCTATACGGTGTTGCTACAGAGCAGCAGATATTGTTAGAAATGCAGGACACCGCTGCTCGTCTAGAACGGGAAGCAGAAATTCTCACTTCAACTCGCAATCACTTGGCAGCTCGTACCGTTCTCAAAGACACCTTTAATCAGAAGTTGTGA
- the pheA gene encoding prephenate dehydratase, whose product MTLSIAHLGPPGTYAEQAALLYLNWLTKSTGVEAILCPYPSIAQTLRAVDKSQVHLAVVPVENSIEGSVTMTLDTLWQLDSLQIQLALIIPIAHTLISCAQSLEDIKIVYSHPQALAQCQVWLERFLPNVQLIPTNSTTEALVQLEQDLTVAAISSQRAAQLYNLPMIASGINDYPENCTRFWVISQGHMAASRPTAIERASHTSLAFSTPANIPGALVKPLQVFAALGINLSKIESRPTKRSLGEYLFFLDMEADASEPQVQSALAEISPYTEILKIFGSYNVLPISALNGGVSGS is encoded by the coding sequence ATGACCCTATCTATTGCACATTTAGGACCTCCTGGCACTTACGCAGAACAAGCAGCTCTTCTTTATCTCAACTGGCTTACTAAAAGTACGGGAGTTGAAGCTATCCTATGCCCTTATCCCAGCATCGCTCAGACATTGCGAGCCGTCGATAAAAGCCAGGTACATTTAGCTGTTGTGCCTGTGGAAAATTCTATTGAAGGCAGTGTAACTATGACGCTAGATACACTGTGGCAGCTAGATAGTTTACAAATTCAGTTGGCTTTGATCATACCAATCGCTCATACATTAATCTCCTGCGCTCAGAGTTTGGAGGACATCAAAATAGTTTATTCTCACCCACAAGCCCTAGCACAATGTCAGGTATGGTTGGAGCGGTTTCTCCCGAATGTACAGCTTATTCCAACGAATTCCACTACTGAAGCATTAGTGCAACTGGAGCAGGACTTAACTGTAGCCGCTATCTCATCTCAACGAGCAGCGCAACTATACAACCTGCCTATGATAGCTAGCGGTATTAACGACTATCCCGAAAACTGTACTCGCTTTTGGGTGATTAGCCAAGGTCATATGGCAGCCTCTCGTCCCACAGCTATAGAACGTGCTAGTCACACGTCCCTTGCTTTTAGTACTCCGGCTAATATACCTGGAGCGCTGGTAAAACCGCTGCAAGTGTTCGCCGCTCTAGGCATTAACCTCAGTAAAATTGAGTCTCGCCCGACAAAGCGTTCTCTGGGGGAATACCTATTTTTTCTAGATATGGAAGCAGATGCATCTGAACCACAAGTGCAATCTGCTTTAGCAGAAATATCCCCCTACACAGAGATATTAAAAATCTTTGGGAGTTACAACGTACTGCCTATCAGCGCCCTCAATGGAGGTGTGAGTGGTTCATAG
- a CDS encoding DUF1997 domain-containing protein translates to MHTRFTASQSVEIAIPEQPIPIQHYLRQPQRLVNALVDPTRIQHLSTEVFRLKMRPLNFMSLSIQPTVDMKVWAESNGTICVRSLGCEILGVEYINQRFDLNLKGYLSPHQQATSTLLKGRADLEVLVELPPPFSYMPKAILEAAGNGLLKSVLLTIKQRLLHQLLVDYRCWIISQTGDTGVDNENIPLLNPE, encoded by the coding sequence ATGCATACTCGGTTTACTGCCTCTCAATCGGTTGAAATTGCTATTCCAGAGCAGCCTATTCCGATTCAGCACTATTTGCGTCAGCCCCAACGCTTGGTTAACGCTTTAGTTGATCCTACCCGTATTCAGCACCTTAGTACGGAAGTTTTTCGCTTGAAAATGCGTCCTCTCAACTTTATGTCACTTAGCATTCAACCAACTGTAGATATGAAAGTCTGGGCTGAATCAAATGGAACAATTTGTGTGCGATCGCTAGGTTGTGAAATTTTGGGTGTAGAGTATATTAACCAGCGCTTTGATCTAAATTTAAAAGGGTATTTGTCTCCCCATCAGCAAGCTACTAGCACCCTTCTTAAAGGAAGAGCAGATTTAGAAGTGTTGGTAGAGTTACCACCACCGTTTTCCTATATGCCCAAAGCAATTTTAGAAGCAGCTGGCAATGGTTTACTCAAGAGCGTTTTGTTGACAATTAAGCAAAGATTGCTGCATCAGCTTCTCGTAGATTATCGCTGTTGGATAATATCTCAGACCGGAGATACAGGAGTTGATAATGAAAATATCCCGCTCCTTAATCCAGAGTAA
- a CDS encoding ribonuclease HII: MIEKEQAVTSIGSPALMKQMRWLEFSSLSNIQGLIAGVDEVGRGSLFGPVVAAAVILPDRALPELIAAEIRDSKKLSSSQRVQLQARICALAIDWKIGFATPAEIDQMNILQATMLAMKRAVLKLKVQPALCLIDGNQLVKDLLLPQQTIVKGDERSVAIAAASIVAKVWRDDLILRLALKYPLYDLERNKGYGSKRHLMALQQYGPSPLHRQSFRPCQNTVLRSH; encoded by the coding sequence ATGATAGAAAAGGAGCAAGCTGTCACTTCTATTGGGTCGCCAGCACTCATGAAACAGATGAGGTGGCTGGAGTTTTCCTCGCTGTCAAACATTCAAGGGCTGATAGCAGGCGTGGATGAAGTGGGGCGAGGATCTTTGTTTGGTCCTGTAGTAGCAGCAGCAGTGATCCTCCCAGATAGGGCTTTGCCAGAACTCATAGCAGCTGAAATTAGAGATAGTAAAAAGCTGTCTAGTTCTCAAAGAGTGCAGTTGCAAGCGCGAATTTGTGCCCTGGCTATAGACTGGAAAATCGGTTTTGCAACACCCGCTGAGATTGACCAGATGAATATTCTCCAAGCAACAATGCTAGCAATGAAGCGGGCTGTTCTCAAGCTAAAGGTGCAGCCTGCTTTGTGTTTAATAGATGGCAATCAGTTAGTAAAAGACTTGCTACTGCCGCAACAAACGATAGTAAAGGGGGATGAGCGCTCTGTTGCTATTGCCGCTGCTAGTATTGTTGCTAAAGTTTGGCGTGACGACCTAATACTTCGCCTCGCCTTAAAGTACCCCCTGTATGACTTGGAACGCAACAAGGGTTATGGCAGTAAGCGACATCTGATGGCACTGCAACAGTACGGACCTTCACCGTTACATCGCCAGTCCTTTCGTCCATGTCAGAATACTGTACTGAGATCCCATTGA
- a CDS encoding Rne/Rng family ribonuclease, with protein MPKQIIIAEQHQIAAVFSEDQIQELVVATGHHQIGDIYLGVVENVLPGIDAAFVNIGDPERNGFIHVTDLGPLKLRRTAAAITELLAPQQKVLVQVMKEPTGTKGPRLTGNITLPGRYVVLMPYGRGVNLSRRIKSESERNRLRALAILIKPAGMGLLVRTEAEGKPEEAIIEDLESLQRQWEAIQQEAQSTRPPALLNRDDDFIQRVLRDMYGADVNRIVVDSSTGLKRVKQYLQNWSGGQTPQGLLIDHHRDRTPILEYFRINAAIKEALKPRVDLPSGGYIIIQPTEALTVIDVNSGSFTRSATARETVLWTNCEAATEIARQLRLRNIAGVIVVDFIDMESRRDQLHVLEHFNKALKADKARPQIAQLTELGLVELTRKRQGQNIYELFGKLCPTCGGLGHTVHLPGETESRPLAPTELPERFVSSLPHREPRLPVARPTEQRETFEGYGEVYESDNDLTASNLVNHPSYHEIGDSRKRRTRRSTRLERVNGGNGKDEPRVAANSLAFLHEPDLEMDDEPELGAASAIPAPSISKPSWGDRAERGKVMKVEPVKPVVEPPEIVTVEMSSEEQDVYAQMGVSPLEKLGREVKNPKSVIINVTLPGYSPATTTESTSESPAPQRASSVVTVEPPSEPELEVAADVPDIAVMTDESEASESLSDKRRRRRRSSSVETGESTASES; from the coding sequence ATGCCAAAACAAATTATCATCGCGGAACAGCATCAAATTGCTGCAGTATTTTCTGAAGACCAAATACAGGAACTTGTTGTAGCCACAGGTCATCACCAAATAGGTGATATCTACTTGGGAGTAGTGGAAAATGTACTACCAGGGATAGATGCGGCTTTTGTGAATATTGGAGATCCAGAACGGAATGGTTTTATTCATGTCACTGACTTAGGACCATTAAAGCTGAGACGCACAGCAGCAGCTATTACAGAATTATTAGCGCCCCAGCAAAAAGTCTTAGTGCAAGTGATGAAGGAGCCAACGGGTACCAAAGGACCAAGGCTCACAGGGAACATCACTTTGCCCGGACGCTATGTAGTATTGATGCCATACGGTCGGGGTGTCAATTTATCACGTCGAATTAAAAGTGAAAGTGAGCGCAACCGTTTGCGGGCGTTAGCGATTTTAATTAAACCAGCAGGAATGGGTTTACTGGTTCGCACTGAAGCAGAGGGCAAACCGGAAGAAGCAATTATCGAAGATTTAGAATCGCTGCAAAGGCAATGGGAAGCGATTCAGCAAGAAGCACAATCAACACGTCCCCCAGCGCTGCTGAATCGAGACGATGATTTTATCCAGCGCGTGCTGCGTGATATGTACGGCGCAGATGTGAATAGGATTGTGGTAGACTCCAGTACTGGTTTGAAGCGGGTGAAGCAGTACTTGCAGAACTGGAGTGGCGGGCAAACACCACAGGGGTTGTTAATCGACCATCACCGCGATCGCACTCCCATTTTAGAGTACTTCCGTATTAATGCTGCAATTAAAGAAGCCCTCAAACCAAGAGTAGACCTACCTTCTGGAGGCTACATCATTATCCAGCCGACAGAAGCATTAACAGTGATAGATGTCAACTCTGGCTCGTTTACGCGCTCGGCAACGGCGAGAGAAACTGTTTTATGGACGAACTGCGAAGCTGCAACAGAAATTGCCCGTCAGTTGCGGTTGCGGAATATTGCAGGGGTAATTGTCGTTGATTTTATTGATATGGAATCGCGGCGTGACCAACTGCATGTTCTAGAACATTTCAACAAAGCACTGAAAGCGGACAAAGCTCGTCCCCAAATTGCCCAACTTACCGAGTTGGGTTTGGTTGAACTTACCCGCAAGCGTCAAGGTCAAAATATTTACGAATTGTTTGGTAAACTTTGCCCAACGTGCGGCGGTTTAGGGCACACTGTCCATTTACCCGGAGAAACAGAAAGCCGACCGCTAGCACCTACAGAATTGCCAGAGCGCTTTGTATCCTCCTTGCCTCATAGGGAACCACGTCTGCCAGTTGCTCGACCGACTGAACAACGAGAAACCTTTGAAGGATATGGGGAAGTATATGAGAGTGACAATGACTTAACTGCCTCAAATTTGGTCAATCATCCCAGCTATCATGAAATTGGCGATAGCAGAAAGCGTCGTACCCGTCGTAGTACTCGCCTAGAGAGGGTGAATGGAGGGAATGGCAAAGATGAGCCAAGGGTTGCAGCTAACTCTCTGGCGTTTCTCCACGAGCCAGACTTGGAAATGGATGATGAGCCAGAACTTGGAGCCGCATCAGCGATACCCGCACCCAGTATTAGCAAACCTTCTTGGGGTGATAGAGCCGAGCGTGGCAAAGTGATGAAGGTAGAGCCAGTCAAGCCAGTGGTAGAACCACCAGAGATTGTGACTGTAGAAATGTCATCCGAGGAACAGGATGTCTACGCCCAGATGGGAGTTTCTCCCTTGGAGAAGTTAGGTCGGGAAGTTAAAAATCCCAAGTCTGTGATTATCAATGTCACCTTGCCTGGGTATAGTCCTGCTACAACGACTGAATCAACCTCAGAATCACCTGCCCCCCAAAGAGCAAGCAGCGTTGTTACAGTCGAGCCACCAAGCGAACCTGAGCTAGAAGTTGCAGCTGATGTACCGGATATTGCTGTGATGACGGATGAAAGTGAAGCTAGCGAAAGCTTAAGCGATAAGCGCCGCCGTCGCCGTCGCTCTTCCTCTGTGGAAACAGGTGAATCCACTGCATCAGAAAGTTAA